Genomic segment of Chitinophaga varians:
CGATAGCGGCGCTGTCGTCTTTCATTACTCTCTTTACCCGCATCTCATACGTTTTCTGTAATCCTTTGCCGATATAGGCCAGGTAAGGGTCGTGGGCATGATCGTCCTGGTCAAAATAAGCCAGGACCTGACCGAGTGAAAGGGTAGGTGTAACCGCCGTGCCTTTGGCTGCCATGTGGCGATAGGCCTTCAGCGCGGCGGTGGTATCAAAATGGGCCAGTATGTACCGGTTAATATCGCGGCCTTTGATGTCGCCATTGGCGATGCTGTGGGAAAGGGCTGCTTCGTCCTTTACGCCTGCTTTCCAGACGTATGACAGGTGTTCCACAGAGCTAAGGCCTGCGTCGGTCACCTGTTGCAACGTTAGTGCATAAGGCACATGCCCGGAAATGATCATGCCGCGTTGACGGGCTGCTTTCACGGCTTCCAGGTAGAGTTCCGGTTTAATGGTATTGTCGGTGATTTTCACGAAATCTACGTGCATACGTTGCAGTGAGTCCAGCGCATGGTTCAGTTCTGCGGTGGTGCCTATTTCAATATCGCCGAGCCATACGGATTTATATCCTTCCAGTTTGGGGCCGGACGTAAAAATAGTCGGCCCCTGCAATGATCCCTTGTTTACTTCGTCACGCCATTTTAATACCTGTGCGCTGATATCTGCGGAGCAGTCGCGGACAGCGGTGATGCCATGTGCGAGATACAGCGGCAGGAAGTTTTTGTTTTCATCTGCAAGGGTATCGCCGCCGCCGAAGTGCATGTGATTGTCCCACAGGCCAGGCATAGCGTATTGGTTGCCGCCGTCGAAAGTCTGTGTGGCCTTGTATTGTCGTGCGCGTTGCAGGGAGGTAACGGCCAGAATAGTGTCATGCCGTATGATGATGGCCTGGTCCGGTGTGATTTTCCCGGTTTTGATATCGATCACTTTTACGGGAGAGATGACCAGGTCCGCGGGTTGTTGTGCGGAGACCGTCATCACGCCGAGTAATGAGAGAACTGTTAAGATATTTTTTTTCATGAGGATGTATTATTCCGTTGTTGAAAATTCAGTAAAAACGCGGCGAGTACAAAGGCGCCACCGAGGGCACAGACGCCGGTCCACTGCCAGTGGCTCCATACCTGCGCGCCCAGCAGTGAGCCGAGGGCGCCACCCGAGAAGGCGCTGGTCATGTACACGGTGTTAAGCCTGCTGCGCGCTTCGGGAAGCAGTGCAAACACTTTGGACTGGTTGGAGATATGCGCTACCTGTTGACCGATATCCAGCAGGACAACGCCGATGATAAGCCCTGTGAGTGAAGCGGCGGAGAAGCCCATGATCACAAAAGAGGCCAGCATGGCCAATACGCCGATACGCAGGGGGAACTGCGGCCCTCTGCTGTCGGCAGACTTACCGGCCGCCGGTGCCGCCAGTGCGCCACAGGCGCCGATCAGGCCGAAGAGTCCTACCATATCGCTTTTATAAAAGAAAGGAGCGCCTTCCAACAAAAATACCAGCGTAGTCCAGAACACACTGAAAGCGCCGAATGTCAGGAAGCTGGTCAGCGCTGCATGTCGTAACGGCGGATAGGTCTTTATCAGTGACACCAGTGATTTCATCAGGCTTCCGTAGCTGCCAGTGAAGGTAGGCGGATCAGCAGGCAACAGGCGATAAAGCACCATCAGTAGAAGTGCCATCATGCCGCCGCCCAGCAGGAACACCGCGCGCCAGCCTAAATGGGCGCCGATGATACCGCTGAGGGTGCGGGACAACAAGATACCGATCAGCAGTCCGCTCATCACTTTACCGACAATTCTGCCGCGGGCTTCATCCGGTGCCAGCGTGGCGGCCATGGGCAGCAACAGCTGCGGCACGGCAGAGAAGAAGCCGATGAACAGGCTGGCGGCCACCATCATATAATAGTTCATGGACGCTGCCGCCACCCACATACAAAGCGTGGCGCCGGCAAGTTTCCATAATATCAGTTTACGTCTTTCTGTTTTATCTCCCAGTGGTACGATCAACAGTAACCCCAGCGTATATCCCACCTGTGTAATGGTGGCAATCACGCTTACTTTGCTGTCGCTGACACCGAAGGTGTCGGCCATCATCAGCAACAGCGGCTGATTGTAATAGATGTTGGCTACCACCATTCCGCAGGTGACGGCCATCAGTATTACAAGCGTGTTTGATATCCGGCTGCCTTTCCTTTCGACAGGCAGTGTTATCATATTTTCCATACAATTATTCCTTTACTGCAAAAGTAAAATTGATGAAAGGGGTAAAATGGTACTCATTATTGAATGAAGGGTACTTTTTATAGATGTCCGGCCTGCCGGCGGAAGTCTAACGGCGTTTGCGAGGTATACTTCCTGAAAAAGCGGGAGAAGTAGGAGGTGTCGTTGAAGCCGAGGGAGAAGGCGATTTCCTTGACGTCCATATCTGTCAGTATGAGTAGGCGCTTGGCTTCCAGCAGTAACCTTTCCCGGATATATTCACCGGCGGTGATGCCGGATTCCCTGCGGCAGACGGTGTTGAGATAACTGGGGGTGACATGTAGTTTAGCGGCATAGTAACTCACTTCGCTGTGTTGCGCATATTGTTTTTCCAGCAGCTGCAGGAAACGGTTGATGAGCCGGTTGCCGGCAGCGGCTGTTTCGGAAGGATAAGCGACCGCATACCAGCGCTGTAGCAGCAACAGGATAATTTGCAGCCGGTGTTGCGTGATATTGGCGGCTGTTTCTTTCAGCATCAGCTGCAACTCGGCATCGAGCTGGACGTATTGTTCCGGGCTTAACTTCAGCGAGGGATGGGCGGAAGGTGTGAAAAACGGCCACATCGGCCCTTTCTGCAACATAAAACTTCCGGAGAACATCACCTGGTAACCGGTAGTGCTGGCGGAAAGGTCCCACTGGTGGGCCTGGCCGGGCGCCAGGAAAAAAACGGTACGGGGTGCTGCTTTATAATCCCTGAAATCGATCGTATGGGTGCCGCTGCCTTTGTGGCCGATGATCAGCAGCATAAAAAAATCATGTTTATGCGCTTCGTCTATCACAGGCATATTGATGGGCGCATGCACCATCAGTTTAAAATCCTCCTGCCGGTAGGGGAGATTGAAAATTTTCTCGATGCCCAATGTCTTTAGCCCGGTGGTCGCCATGATGATTTGCTGTTACAGGATAAATGAATTAATCCGACAGGGATGATATCAGGATGATGATAAAATTATGATAATCACCGGCAATTTACTGTTTATCTTTGTGTCCTGATATAAAAGTAGTGATGGAGTACGCAGCGCCTTTCCTTTTACGCAATCGTCATATGCAGACCATCTATCCTTCCCTCTTCCGGAAGGTGAGGCCGGCTGCCTATCAGCGGCGCCGTATCACGACGCCCGACGGCGATTTCCTGGACCTGGATTTCAGCGAACAGGGGGCCGACAGGGTGGTGGTGATTTTGCATGGTCTCGAAGGCAACGCCTCCCGGAAATATGTGCTGGGGATGGTGCATATTTTTAATGAAGCGGGTTTTGATACAGTGTCCATGAATTTCCGGGGATGCAGCGGGGAACCCAACAAACTGCTGCGGTTTTATCACAGCGGAGAAACGGACGATCTGCATACCGTGATACAATACCTGGTGTCGCTGGGAAAGTATAAGGCTGTTCACCTGGTGGGTTTTTCCCTGGGAGGCAATGTCACGCTGAAATACATCGGTGAGCGGGGAAGTGGTATCCTGCCGGTGATCCGGTCTGCGGTGGCTATTTCGGTGCCGGTTGACCTGAAAGGCAGTTCCGCTGAACTGGAAAAGAAACATAACATCATTTACATGCAGCGGTTCATTCGTAACCTGAAAGAAAAGCTGGAGCTGAAAAAGCAGCAATATCCCGATGGCATCAGCCTCGAGGGTTTTGAGCAGATCCGCAGCTTCCGGCAGTTCGATGACCGCTATACCGGGCCTATGCACGGTTTCCGTAATGCCCTCGAATACTGGGAACAGTGTAGTTCCCTGCGGGTGTTGCAGCAGATCAGTATTCCCACGCTGTTAGTCAATGCGAAAGACGATCCTTTCCTCAGCCCTGCCTGTTACCCCTACGAAATAGCGCGTCACAGCGATACTTTTTTCCTGGAAACACCGTTTAATGGAGGCCATGTAGGCTTCGTGACTTTTAATGAGCCCTACTACTGGTCAGAACAAAGGGCGCTCGCCTTTATCCGGGAACATGCTTAACACCGCGGAGAAAGAAATGCGCCGGCAGGTGTTTATTTTTTATTATTTTGATGTTAATGGCCACCAACAGTAGTGATCTGATACGGGCGTTGTTTGACGAACAACGGAACGGTACCCTTTCCGAATCTGCAGCACAGCAGCTGAAACAGTTGCTGGACAGTGATCCGCTTGCCCGTGAAACATGGGACGCGTTGCAACAGGAGGCAGCACGGCAGGCAGCTCCTCCAGCGCCGCCACGCCGCCTCTCAGGGCAGTGGTTTGTGTGGGCCGCTGCCGCTTTACTGTTGATGGTGGCCGCCGGCAGCTTTTTCATTTATCATACCCATCAGCATGACAGCATATTTCCTGCACGGACGCGTGACTTTGTGCCGGTGAAAAATGCGGTGCAACTGCTGGTGCCGGGCCGCGCTTCGCTGGCACTCACCGGCGACAGCGCCTTTCAGATATGGCAGGTGGGACAGGTACAGCTGCGCAACGATTCTACCGGACTGCATTACAGCGGTAACGCCAAAGGTTATGCCCTCAATACCCTGCTGATACCACCCGGAGCGGATTACCGCATCACGCTGTCAGACGGAACAGAAGTATGGCTCAATTGCGCTTCCAAACTGCGTTTCCCTTTCAGTTTTCCCGACCATAAACGCGAGGTGTACCTCGAAGGGGAAGCCTGGTTTAAAGTAGCGCCTAATACACAACAACCTTTTGAAGTGCATACTCCCAACACCTCCATCGTGGTAAGGGGAACAGCTTTTAACGTGAACGCCTATGATGATGAACGGGTAAGGGTATCGCTGGTACAGGGCGCCGTGACCGTCCAGGGCGCATCTGATGAGGCCGTGACGCTGAAGCCGGGCATGGAATGTGTTTATGGCGATTACAATGGCATCCGCACCGCACCCTTTGATACTACTACTATCCGCGGATGGATGAAAGGAGAAGGTTATGCTATCCGCAACCAGAAGCTACGTGACCTGAAACCTATTCTGGACCGCTGGTTTGCTGTACAGGTGATCTTCGATGCACCCGAAATGGCGCATGTTGAAGTGACCGGCCCACTGGAAAAAAATAAGCTACCTGCCTTCCTGCGGGCAGTAGAAGCTTCGGGACATGTCAGCTATTATTTCCTGGGTAACGAGCTGCATTTCACACAACCGTAAATTAGCCTGATGACTTATCCGTATTGAACAATGTAGAAGAAAAATTGAATGTCGTTATCCTCATGTCGATAAATTATTAAATGTGTTTATCCGTTACGTTTATTATTTGTTGTTATGGGTATAATTGGGTATTTTTATGGGTATAATTGGGTATTTTTATGGGTCTCGATCACGCTGTCTCAAAAATTTTTATCACTCCTGAGATTTTATCACTTATTGCTGAAATTGATGAGTTTAAGGGAGCCTGGCAAGCCCTGGGACAACTCGCTCCGGATCGCCTTTATAGTTTGAAACGGGTTGCGACGATTGAAAGTATTGGTTCTTCAACTCGTATTGAAGGTGCTAAACTAACAGATAAGGAGGTTGAAATCCTAATGAGCAATCTTTCAATTCAACAATTTGGCTCACGCGATGAAGAAGAAGTGGCAGGTTATGCAGCCGTTATGAATATGATCTTTGAAAGCGCTGGTGATATTACGCCAACAGAAAGCCATATTAAACAACTTCATCGCGATCTCTTAAAGTATAGCCGTAAAGATGAGTGGCATCGGGGCAATTATAAAAAATCTACCAATCATGTAGAGGCATTCGATCTAAATGGTAAAAGTTTAGGAGTGATATTTGAAACTGCGACCCCTTTTGATACCCCATTGAAAATGGAGGAGCTTGTCGACTGGACAATGAAAGCTTTTGAGAATAAAGAACTTCATCCTTTATTAATTATTTCTGTTTTCACAGTTGTATTTCTCGCTATTCACCCCTTTCAGGATGGGAACGGCCGGCTAAGTCGTATTCTGACTACGTTATTGTTATTGAGGGCCGGTTACGCTTATGTTCCATTTAGTTCATTAGAAGCCGTTATTGAGCAAAGCAAAGATGCATATTATCTTTCACTAAGGAAGACTCAAAGTTCATTAAAGACGGATACTCCAGATTGGATGCCCTGGTTATCATTTTTTCTTCACGCTTTGCAGCAGCAAAAAAATCGCTTGAAAGTAAAAGTAGAACGTGAGAAATTGCTACTAGGACAATTACCAATCCTGTCTTTGAAAATATTGGAACTGGTAAAATCCCAGGGAAGACTATCAATCGGCGAAATTGTAGTATTGACGAATGCTAATCGTAACACAGTAAAACGGCATTTGGAAAACCTTGTTGATGGCAAACACCTTCAAAAACATGGGGTAGGACGTGGATCATGGTACTCAGTTTAGCCTTTTGAGCCTTACACCACACCCGCATATTTGAAAAATATTCCTTCCTGATTTCATTATCTTTCTGCTCTTGACCAATTGATCTCCTATGGGACTTGCACGCAGAAAATTCCTGCAGAATATCGGGCTGGCCATGGCCGGCACTATGCTGATAAAGATACCCGCATTGGGCCGGGCGGTTGTGCCGGATGGCGGCCTGTTGCTGGCAAAACAGCCGGACACGGCATGGCTGGCGTCTTTATATGACCGTGGCCAAACCACTACCTACCTGAAAAGCAGGAACGAATTGCAATACATCGGTATGCCGGTGGGCGGTATTCTTTGCGGTACGGTATATCTTGGTGGTGACGGCCGTTTGTGGCTGTGGGATATTTTCAACAGGAACCAGGAAGGCATCGAGCCTAAAGAAGTGGATTGGAAAGAGGCGGTGCTCGGGCAGGCGAAAAAAGTCCGTTCCCGGGATGGCGCCTGTTACATTCAGCCTTCCAAAGATATCCGTCCACTGGACCAGGGCATTGCGATCAAGCTCACCATCGGAAAAGAAACCATCATCCGGCCGCTGGACGAAGCCAGCTGGCCGGAGATAGCTTTTGAAGCCACTTACCCGATAGCGACCATCCGTTATACAGACCCTGCGCTACCGGTGGAACTAACGCTGGAAGCATTTTCTCCTTTTATACCATTGCAGGAAGATGATTCCGGCTTGCCGGTCACGCTGCTTTCCTTTCATATCCGGAATAAAGGCAAAGTGCCGGTGGAGGCCACTTTGCTGGGATGGCTGGAAAACAAGGCTGCCATATATCATGCGGAAGACAAGCTGCATGAGCGTATTAACACTGCTACCGGTGGCAAAGGCTGGAAAGGCGTATTGTCTGCCGTACGGGCCAAAGATGCTGCCGGTGCGGCATTGCTGCAAAGCCCTGATTATGGTAACCTCTGCCTGGCCGCACTTGATCCAACAGCGAATATCGCTACACAACTGGAATTACCGTTGACCGCAGCTTCGTTTAGCCAGTCCCGTGATAAGGCCGCCGTACACGGCATCAACGAAAAACTGACCGCCGGCGTAATGGTAAAATATCGCCTGCTACCGGGAAAGGATATACGTACTGACTTTGCCATCGGCTGGTACTTTCCGAACCTTTCGTTTAAAGACATACAGGGCAAAGGCCGGTATTATGCCAATCACTTTTCCGACGCTGCGGCGGTAGTAAACTATGTACGGGAGCATCATGCCCGGCTGACCGGCGACAGTCGCCTCTG
This window contains:
- a CDS encoding MFS transporter is translated as MENMITLPVERKGSRISNTLVILMAVTCGMVVANIYYNQPLLLMMADTFGVSDSKVSVIATITQVGYTLGLLLIVPLGDKTERRKLILWKLAGATLCMWVAAASMNYYMMVAASLFIGFFSAVPQLLLPMAATLAPDEARGRIVGKVMSGLLIGILLSRTLSGIIGAHLGWRAVFLLGGGMMALLLMVLYRLLPADPPTFTGSYGSLMKSLVSLIKTYPPLRHAALTSFLTFGAFSVFWTTLVFLLEGAPFFYKSDMVGLFGLIGACGALAAPAAGKSADSRGPQFPLRIGVLAMLASFVIMGFSAASLTGLIIGVVLLDIGQQVAHISNQSKVFALLPEARSRLNTVYMTSAFSGGALGSLLGAQVWSHWQWTGVCALGGAFVLAAFLLNFQQRNNTSS
- a CDS encoding Fic family protein, giving the protein MGLDHAVSKIFITPEILSLIAEIDEFKGAWQALGQLAPDRLYSLKRVATIESIGSSTRIEGAKLTDKEVEILMSNLSIQQFGSRDEEEVAGYAAVMNMIFESAGDITPTESHIKQLHRDLLKYSRKDEWHRGNYKKSTNHVEAFDLNGKSLGVIFETATPFDTPLKMEELVDWTMKAFENKELHPLLIISVFTVVFLAIHPFQDGNGRLSRILTTLLLLRAGYAYVPFSSLEAVIEQSKDAYYLSLRKTQSSLKTDTPDWMPWLSFFLHALQQQKNRLKVKVEREKLLLGQLPILSLKILELVKSQGRLSIGEIVVLTNANRNTVKRHLENLVDGKHLQKHGVGRGSWYSV
- a CDS encoding amidohydrolase family protein — translated: MKKNILTVLSLLGVMTVSAQQPADLVISPVKVIDIKTGKITPDQAIIIRHDTILAVTSLQRARQYKATQTFDGGNQYAMPGLWDNHMHFGGGDTLADENKNFLPLYLAHGITAVRDCSADISAQVLKWRDEVNKGSLQGPTIFTSGPKLEGYKSVWLGDIEIGTTAELNHALDSLQRMHVDFVKITDNTIKPELYLEAVKAARQRGMIISGHVPYALTLQQVTDAGLSSVEHLSYVWKAGVKDEAALSHSIANGDIKGRDINRYILAHFDTTAALKAYRHMAAKGTAVTPTLSLGQVLAYFDQDDHAHDPYLAYIGKGLQKTYEMRVKRVMKDDSAAIAYRKELYEKESAILPLLQKAGVMIMAGTDAGYLNSFDYPGIGLHRELALMVHFGLTPLQALQASVINSPLFLHQQGYGALAAGKKADILLLRANPLEDILNTEKINAVVTKGRLLDRSALDQLLNKVKADNAR
- a CDS encoding helix-turn-helix domain-containing protein, producing MATTGLKTLGIEKIFNLPYRQEDFKLMVHAPINMPVIDEAHKHDFFMLLIIGHKGSGTHTIDFRDYKAAPRTVFFLAPGQAHQWDLSASTTGYQVMFSGSFMLQKGPMWPFFTPSAHPSLKLSPEQYVQLDAELQLMLKETAANITQHRLQIILLLLQRWYAVAYPSETAAAGNRLINRFLQLLEKQYAQHSEVSYYAAKLHVTPSYLNTVCRRESGITAGEYIRERLLLEAKRLLILTDMDVKEIAFSLGFNDTSYFSRFFRKYTSQTPLDFRRQAGHL
- a CDS encoding FecR family protein — protein: MATNSSDLIRALFDEQRNGTLSESAAQQLKQLLDSDPLARETWDALQQEAARQAAPPAPPRRLSGQWFVWAAAALLLMVAAGSFFIYHTHQHDSIFPARTRDFVPVKNAVQLLVPGRASLALTGDSAFQIWQVGQVQLRNDSTGLHYSGNAKGYALNTLLIPPGADYRITLSDGTEVWLNCASKLRFPFSFPDHKREVYLEGEAWFKVAPNTQQPFEVHTPNTSIVVRGTAFNVNAYDDERVRVSLVQGAVTVQGASDEAVTLKPGMECVYGDYNGIRTAPFDTTTIRGWMKGEGYAIRNQKLRDLKPILDRWFAVQVIFDAPEMAHVEVTGPLEKNKLPAFLRAVEASGHVSYYFLGNELHFTQP
- a CDS encoding YheT family hydrolase: MEYAAPFLLRNRHMQTIYPSLFRKVRPAAYQRRRITTPDGDFLDLDFSEQGADRVVVILHGLEGNASRKYVLGMVHIFNEAGFDTVSMNFRGCSGEPNKLLRFYHSGETDDLHTVIQYLVSLGKYKAVHLVGFSLGGNVTLKYIGERGSGILPVIRSAVAISVPVDLKGSSAELEKKHNIIYMQRFIRNLKEKLELKKQQYPDGISLEGFEQIRSFRQFDDRYTGPMHGFRNALEYWEQCSSLRVLQQISIPTLLVNAKDDPFLSPACYPYEIARHSDTFFLETPFNGGHVGFVTFNEPYYWSEQRALAFIREHA